One region of Acaryochloris thomasi RCC1774 genomic DNA includes:
- the ctpC gene encoding carboxyl-terminal processing protease CtpC — translation MVISKRGLVLGATALVGASVVLTGAGLHFSKSWALFKESPKEIVDEVWQVINHDYVDGTFNGTDWRAVRNKYLKRNYSSNKEAYEAVREMLEPLEDPYTRFLDPEQFKSMQIDTSGELTGVGIQITQDEKSKEITVISPIEGSPASQVGILPKDVITKVDTTSTEGLDINEVVGLIRGPVDSEVMLTVKRGDEQLSFTIKRQRIELHAVESEYRPSASGGIGYIRLTQFSSNAAADMRIAINKLKKKDAAGYILDLRLNPGGLLYSSAEIARMWMDKGTIVSTVNRRGEVDRLTAGRGKLTDKPMVILVDGGSASASEILAGALQDNNRAVLVGDKTFGKGLVQSVHPLEDGSGLAVTIAKYLTPSGRDINKKGIEPDYTVKLSEEQLEERTREKFATSADPQYVKALDILLEKIVAKDSTQLQSAATD, via the coding sequence ATGGTGATCTCAAAGCGTGGTCTTGTTCTAGGAGCCACTGCCCTTGTCGGTGCAAGCGTCGTGCTCACTGGAGCGGGCCTGCATTTTTCAAAAAGCTGGGCTCTCTTTAAAGAAAGCCCTAAAGAGATCGTTGATGAAGTTTGGCAAGTCATCAATCATGACTACGTAGACGGCACCTTCAACGGAACCGACTGGCGCGCCGTGCGCAACAAATATCTAAAGCGGAACTATAGCTCTAACAAAGAAGCGTACGAAGCCGTCCGCGAAATGCTGGAGCCATTAGAAGATCCCTATACCCGCTTCCTCGATCCAGAGCAGTTTAAAAGCATGCAGATCGATACCTCCGGTGAGTTAACTGGGGTCGGTATTCAGATCACCCAGGACGAGAAGAGCAAAGAAATTACCGTTATTTCTCCAATTGAGGGCAGCCCTGCATCTCAGGTTGGAATTCTGCCTAAGGACGTGATTACGAAGGTCGATACAACCTCAACAGAGGGCCTAGATATCAACGAAGTCGTGGGCTTGATTCGAGGTCCAGTTGATTCAGAAGTGATGCTCACCGTTAAGCGGGGAGACGAGCAGCTGAGCTTTACCATCAAACGACAAAGAATCGAACTCCACGCCGTTGAGTCAGAGTATCGCCCCTCTGCTTCGGGTGGGATCGGGTATATTCGCCTGACTCAGTTCAGCAGCAACGCAGCCGCTGACATGCGGATCGCGATCAATAAACTCAAGAAGAAGGATGCCGCAGGCTATATCCTCGACCTGCGTCTCAATCCTGGTGGGCTTCTATACTCTAGTGCTGAGATTGCCCGGATGTGGATGGATAAAGGCACTATTGTGTCCACTGTTAACCGCCGAGGTGAAGTTGATCGGCTCACAGCTGGGCGCGGCAAGCTCACCGACAAACCGATGGTGATCTTAGTCGATGGTGGCTCCGCCAGCGCTAGCGAAATTCTAGCCGGAGCTTTACAGGACAACAATCGTGCAGTGCTTGTGGGCGACAAAACCTTCGGGAAAGGGCTTGTGCAGTCCGTCCATCCACTAGAGGATGGCTCAGGCTTAGCCGTTACCATCGCTAAGTACCTCACCCCCAGCGGGCGAGACATTAACAAGAAGGGGATTGAGCCTGACTACACCGTCAAGCTCTCTGAAGAACAGCTTGAGGAGCGGACTCGAG